AGCTCGCTCAAGAAGGCGTCCCCGGCGTCCGGCGTCTCCAGCGCCTCGGCCACGACCAGTGCGGCGGTCGGCGCCGTGAGTCCGTGCCGGCGGGCCAGCGCGAGGACACCGGGCGCCCCGGCGAGTTTCTGGAATCCGCCCGAGTTCTTCCGGCGGACATCGTGCACCACCGGTGCGCCGGGCAGCGGCATGTAGCCGACTTCGCCTGCGCCGCTGTGGAAACCGCGATGCAGCCGACCGGCGATCACGATCGCCGCGCCGACGCCCTCGCCGGTCCAGAGTAAGGCGAAATCCTCGCACCCCTGGGCCGCGCCGTGGGCCTGTTCGGCCATGGCCGCGAGGTTCACATCGTTCTCGATCGAGACCGTGGTGCCGATCGCGGCTTCCAGTTCGGCGACGAGCCTGGGGGAGTGCCAGCCCGGCAGGTGGGTGGCGTAGCGCAGCTTGCCGGTGGCGGGGTCGAGCGCGCCGCCTATCCCGATGACCACCTCGCGCACCGCGTTCGCGGCGAGTCCGGCCAGTCCGATCGTCTCGGCGACGGCCTCGGCCACCTTGGTGAGCGTCTGCGCGGCCTGCCAGCCCTTGGTGCTGACCTCGTGCTCGGCCAGGGCGGTGCCGGTGATGTCGGCGACCGCCAGGCGAATCGAGGTATTGGTGACGTCTACCCCCGCCACGTATGCGGCGGCCGGATTGACTTGGTAGAGCTGCGCGTTCGGGCCCGGCCCACCCGCCGCGGTACCCACCGGCACGACCAGGCCCGCGGCCTCCAGGCGGGTGAGCAGCTGGGAGGCGGTCGGCTTGGACAACCCCGTCAGCGTGCCGATCTGGGTGCGCGAGAGCGGGCCGTTGTCGAGCAGCAACTCCAGTGCGGCGCGGTCGTTGATCGCGCGCAGCAGGCTCGGTGTCCCGGCGAGGGGGTGTCGGGGATAGGTCACGCGATACACCCCATTCCGGATCCGGCGGCGACGCCCGGATGAACTATTAGGAAAGTTTCCAATCGATGTGAGCTAGGACACTAAACCAGGCTCGACCGCATGTCAATCGGTGTGCGTGTCGAATGGCCAAGTACTGGAGGCTGACTCGTCAACTGCGCAGTCCGGGACGTTCAACTCGCGGTTATACCGTTCGGCTGTAACCGGTGCACAGCAGACGGAGACCCCCATGCTCGACCCCCGACTTCGGACCGCCTGGCTGGCGAATGTGGCAGTCGGCGCGGCGACGGTGTCCGCGCGGACCCCGATCTATCTGCGGCCTGCCACCCGGCGCTCGGATTCGATACGTACGCACCGTGATTCGATCATCGCGTCGGACCTGGAGGTGGTGACGGTCACCGCAGACTCGGTGATCCTCACCTGGACCACGCGGACGCGCGACAGCGCCGGACGGCTGCGGCCCGTCCCCGCCGATACCGAGGTGCGCCTGGCCCCGGTCGACGGGCGATGCCAGGCGCGCACCCGCTACCTCGACGCGACGCCGACTCCTTATCACTACGCCGAAGTGACCGGACTGGAGCCGGGGCGCGGCTACCGCTTCGAGGCGTACTCGAACGGTCACCGCGCCGGGCCGGCTCGGACGCTGGTGACCCGCCAGTCCGGAACCCCGGAATCCACCGGTGTTTTCACGACCGCGCCACCGCCCCCGGGGCGGCTGCTGCGCACCCTCGCCCTGGCCAACGACGTGCACTACGGCGAGCAGGTCAGCGGTCTCGTGCTCAGCGGGCTGCCCACCGGCTTGCGCCACGACACCGGCCGGTATCCCGAGGTCATGCTCGATGCCCTGCTCGACGACGTACGCAGGCCCGATCGCGCGGCCGATCACCTGATCCTGGCGGGGGACCTCACCGACAGCGGCACCCTCGAACAGTCGCGGGGTGTCCGGGCCCGGTTGGATTCCTGGGGTGTGCTCGGTTCGGACTACGTCGTCTGCCGGGGCAATCACGACAAGCCGCTGGAGCAGCGTGGAGTACGAACCGATCACTGGGGCACCGTGTTTCATGCCCGGCAACAGCTGGTCGAGTATCGACTCGGCGGCCTGCGCCTGATCGGGCTGGACACCACCCGGCTGCGCGGGTCCGGTGGCACCATCGTCGCGCCGCAACTCGATCGGCTCCGCGACATCCTGTCCGCCGACCCGGACTGCCCCACCGTGGTTTTCGGCCACCATCCGGTGACTTCGCATGCGGCGGTGAGTAATCCGGGCGGCCCGGGGTTCGTGCTGGACCGCGCCAATGCCGGTGCGCTGCAGGCCGTCTACCGCGCCGCGCCGGGAGTGTTCCTGCAGCACAGCGGCCACACGCATCGCAACCGGGTGAACCGCCCGGATGCCGGGACCGGTGTCGAATTCCTCGAAGTCGCCGCGGTGAAGGAGTATCCGGGCGGGTACATGCTGCTGCGCCTCTACACCGGCGGGTACACGCTGAACTTCTACAAGACCCGCTCGGCTGCCGCGCGCAGCTGGAGCACCCGCACCCGCCGGCAGTACTTCGGGCTGCATCCCGACCACGCCCTCGGCAGCTGTGCCGACCGCAACCATGGCGCCCGCCGCGACTTCTCCGGTATTGACCCGCGCTGACCAGCGGATTCGCCGAGCCGGTCACACGGTGAAACACCACTGGGTATGATCCGTCGAACAGTGGTGGCGGGCATGTTCATCCGGATCGGGAGGGACTGTGGTGGGGGATTTCGCGACGATCTTCGATCGGGTGCGCGGCTCGTTACTGGGTGGCGCCGTCGGTGACGCACTCGGCTGGCCCATCGAATTCCTGCGGCTCGAACAGATCCGGGCACAGCACGGCCCCGACGGCGTGACCGGCTTCCTGCCCGCGTACGTCCAGGACGAGGCGCAGCAGATCACCGACGACACCCAGATGACGTTGTTCACCGCGGAGGGACTGCTGCGCGCGACGCCGGGCGTGGACGCGCTGCCCGCGCTGCGCCGGTCCTACTTGCGCTGGTTGCAGACTCAGCGACAGGAAGAGCCGACGGCGCAGCCCGACGGCTGGCTGGCGAGCCTGCCGTTCCTGTACGCGGTGCGGGCGCCGGGGAACGCGTGCATGTCCGGGCTGGGCAAGCAGGCCCGCGGGTATATCGCGCCGAGTCCGCTGGGTGAGCCCGGCCCGGTGAATCCCGAGTCGAAGGGTTGCGGCACGGTGATGCGCTCCGCGCCGTTCGGCCTGGCCGGAATGGGTTCGGAGCGCGCGTTTTCGCTGGCCGCCCGAGCCGCACAGCTGACCCACGGTCATCCCACCGGCTACTTCGCCGCGGGCGCGTTCGCGGCCCTGATCGACCGGGTGGTGAGCGGTATCGAACTGCCGATCGCCCTGCCGCAGACCATCGCGCAATTGGCGGAGTTCCCCGCGGCCGCGGAAACCGTTGCGGCACTGGAACGCGCCATCGAGGCGGCCGAAACTCCGGCCACCGCCGAACAACTCGAAACCGTGGGCGCGGGCTGGATCGCCGAGGAATGTCTGGCGATCGCGGTCTACTGCGCGTTGCACGCGGCCAAGACGGGCGATCCGCGTGCGGCCCTGCTGCTCTCGGTCAATCACTCCGGCGACTCCGATTCCACCGGCGCGGTCGCGGGCAACCTGATCGGCGCCGTGCACGGGCTGTCGCAGTTGCCGATGGATCTGGTCGCCGCGGTCGAGGGGCGCGACGTGCTGATCCAGGTCGCCGACGACCTGGTGATGAACTACGGGCTCGGCGACCGAGCCGCGGTCGCCATCCGATACCCGATCGACGAAGGTCTCTGAGTTCCAGCACGCCCGCAGCCCCGCACACCGGGTCGGCGTGCGGGGCTGCGGGGGGAGCGGCCGCTGTCCGGTGTGCCGGTCAGCGCACCCGGGTCAGGACAGCTCGAAGCGATCCAGGTTCATCACCTTCACCCAGGCGGCGATGAAGTCCCGCGCGAACTTCTCTTTCGCGTCGTCGGTGGCGTAGACCTCGGCGAGCGCGCGCAGCTGCGAGTTCGAGCCGAAGACCAGATCGACCCGGCTGCCGGTCCAGCGCACCGCGCCGCTGTCGCGATCGGTGCCGTCGTAGCTGCCCTCGTGGCC
This genomic stretch from Nocardia brasiliensis ATCC 700358 harbors:
- a CDS encoding ADP-ribosylglycohydrolase family protein, with product MVGDFATIFDRVRGSLLGGAVGDALGWPIEFLRLEQIRAQHGPDGVTGFLPAYVQDEAQQITDDTQMTLFTAEGLLRATPGVDALPALRRSYLRWLQTQRQEEPTAQPDGWLASLPFLYAVRAPGNACMSGLGKQARGYIAPSPLGEPGPVNPESKGCGTVMRSAPFGLAGMGSERAFSLAARAAQLTHGHPTGYFAAGAFAALIDRVVSGIELPIALPQTIAQLAEFPAAAETVAALERAIEAAETPATAEQLETVGAGWIAEECLAIAVYCALHAAKTGDPRAALLLSVNHSGDSDSTGAVAGNLIGAVHGLSQLPMDLVAAVEGRDVLIQVADDLVMNYGLGDRAAVAIRYPIDEGL
- a CDS encoding metallophosphoesterase, with product MLDPRLRTAWLANVAVGAATVSARTPIYLRPATRRSDSIRTHRDSIIASDLEVVTVTADSVILTWTTRTRDSAGRLRPVPADTEVRLAPVDGRCQARTRYLDATPTPYHYAEVTGLEPGRGYRFEAYSNGHRAGPARTLVTRQSGTPESTGVFTTAPPPPGRLLRTLALANDVHYGEQVSGLVLSGLPTGLRHDTGRYPEVMLDALLDDVRRPDRAADHLILAGDLTDSGTLEQSRGVRARLDSWGVLGSDYVVCRGNHDKPLEQRGVRTDHWGTVFHARQQLVEYRLGGLRLIGLDTTRLRGSGGTIVAPQLDRLRDILSADPDCPTVVFGHHPVTSHAAVSNPGGPGFVLDRANAGALQAVYRAAPGVFLQHSGHTHRNRVNRPDAGTGVEFLEVAAVKEYPGGYMLLRLYTGGYTLNFYKTRSAAARSWSTRTRRQYFGLHPDHALGSCADRNHGARRDFSGIDPR
- a CDS encoding ROK family transcriptional regulator, with product MTYPRHPLAGTPSLLRAINDRAALELLLDNGPLSRTQIGTLTGLSKPTASQLLTRLEAAGLVVPVGTAAGGPGPNAQLYQVNPAAAYVAGVDVTNTSIRLAVADITGTALAEHEVSTKGWQAAQTLTKVAEAVAETIGLAGLAANAVREVVIGIGGALDPATGKLRYATHLPGWHSPRLVAELEAAIGTTVSIENDVNLAAMAEQAHGAAQGCEDFALLWTGEGVGAAIVIAGRLHRGFHSGAGEVGYMPLPGAPVVHDVRRKNSGGFQKLAGAPGVLALARRHGLTAPTAALVVAEALETPDAGDAFLSELADRLALGLASIVSVVDPEVLILAGAMPRAGGERLRALVQDALDELTMPRTEVRSSTVPGSPVLHGALQRALAATRDAVFSTH